The following coding sequences are from one Humulus lupulus chromosome X, drHumLupu1.1, whole genome shotgun sequence window:
- the LOC133805415 gene encoding kinesin-like protein KIN-7F yields MTGETKGEVVEKGANSGEEESIVVSVRLRPLNEKELARNDGCDWDCISNNTVAIKNNLSERITFPTAYTFDRVFGFDCTTKQVYDEGAKEVILSVVKGINSTIFAYGQTSSGKTYTMNGVTEYAIADIYNYIELHKEREFVLKFSAMEIYNEAVRDLLSADGTPLRLLDDPEKGTVVEKLTEEVLRDQSHLLELLSICEAQRKIGETLQNETSSRSHQILRLTIESSAREFQQARHSSALAATANFVDLAGSERVSQTLSVGTRLKEGSHINRSLLALGTVIRKLSKGTNGHVPYRDSKLTRILQNSLGGNARTAIICTLSPARSHIEQSRNTLFFASCAKEVTTNAKINVVVSDKALVKQLQRELAKMESELKTLTSKPVSHDSAVLLKEKELLIEQMDEEIRELRKQRDFAESRIESMLQSVVEDQVSRSNECLKLKGSESKVRIRNGNLNIFNSNNHQQLSQTFEESNTPKSFASPSQGWEETAIENYAKAEDRICKEVRCIKMKESRMEQNRLHVLLPIPEDKSAGNSVVSEENELSEKEGKSVTNEEELSSVVTDCSYDALKQKVQEMQKTINSLVNYYPSEVSPCSSEACMSNSRSLMLTRSRSCKAVLTTSPSFVSLNEKDTPRAVQSFWWNSHRSVRGANFGKLSRKDSNNSNLSVSFDMDDTIEFNAEETLEKKSHGRGKGFKQNHSRSNNGRHTRRLIRNDSSASILSASLEPEDTKEFDAEETNEKESLERKNGIKQHPFRSNHGHHNIKLIRNDSCVSNLSSALETHQTKEIHLQGEDFSRKERGLREKLFKLKYGAKTSKISKRHSRASVLSAPAERYHSKESDSEESVLNFVPEKNRTQYKEEVNQHTDNLEQEEEARNHSNAEHARLEGMQDRRHSNLIWPLEFEKRRQEIIELWDLCYVPLAHRSYFFLIYKGERSDSVYLEVELRRLHYLKDAFSIGSNVKKDCQILTPALSLKMLNREREMLSKQVHKKFPLKERENLYQKWGIKLKSKQRSLQLARWLWTNTKDIEHSKESALLVAKLAGFAEPGQVPKEIFGLSFLPQPINLNPFGWKYMSSKI; encoded by the exons ATGACGGGGGAAACAAAAGGGGAAGTAGTAGAGAAGGGTGCAAATTCCGGTGAAGAAGAGAGCATTGTAGTTTCGGTGAGGCTGAGACCACTAAACGAGAAGGAATTGGCTAGAAACGATGGATGTGATTGGGACTGCATTAGTAATAATACTGTTGCAATCAAGAACAACCTTTCCGAACGTATCACGTTTCCCACTGCTTATACTTTTG ACAGAGTATTTGGGTTCGACTGCACCACAAAGCAGGTATACGACGAAGGAGCCAAAGAAGTCATTCTTTCAGTTGTCAAGGGTATTAATT CAACCATTTTTGCCTATGGTCAAACAAGCAGTGGAAAGACATACACCATGAATGGAGTTACGGAATATGCAATAGCAGATATATATAATTACATTGAATTG CATAAAGAAAGGGAATTTGTTTTGAAGTTCTCTGCTATGGAGATCTATAATGAAGCTGTAAGAGACCTTCTTAGTGCAGATGGTACTCCACTCCGACTTTTAGACGATCCTGAG AAAGGTACTGTAGTTGAGAAACTTACAGAGGAGGTTTTAAGGGATCAAAGCCATTTGCTGGAGCTTCTTTCCATATGTGAAG CTCAGAGGAAGATAGGAGAGACCCTTCAGAATGAAACTAGCTCCAGATCTCATCAAATTCTGAGATTG ACAATTGAAAGTTCAGCTCGTGAATTTCAACAAGCAAGACATTCAAGTGCCCTTGCAGCTACTGCG AATTTTGTTGATCTAGCAGGGAGTGAGCGTGTTTCTCAAACATTATCAGTAGGAACAAGGTTAAAGGAAGGCAGCCATATCAACCGCAGTTTACTGGCCCTGGGAACTGTTATTCGGAAGCTAAG CAAGGGAACAAATGGGCACGTACCTTACAGAGATTCTAAGTTAACACGTATACTGCAAAACTCTCTGGGAGGCAATGCAAGAACGGCCATCATTTGCACACTAAGCCCAGCACGTAGTCATATTGAGCAATCAAGAAACACCCTCTTTTTTGCAAGTTGTGCTAAAGAGGTGACTACTAATGCTAAGATCAATGTAGTAGTGTCAGATAAAGCATTGGTAAAGCAATTGCAAAGAGAATTAGCCAAAATGGAAAGCGAATTAAAGACCTTGACATCAAAGCCTGTTTCTCATGATTCTGCTGTTTTACTGAAAGAGAAAGAACTTCTGATTGAACAG ATGGATGAAGAGATAAGAGAACTGAGAAAGCAACGTGATTTTGCAGAATCTCGGATTGAGAGTATGCTACAATCAGTTGTAGAAGACCAAGTTTCAAGGTCTAATGAGTGTTTAAAATTAAAAGGATCAGAATCAAAGGTTCGGATCAGAAATGGCAaccttaatatatttaattcGAACAATCACCAACAACTTTCTCAGACTTTTGAGGAGAGCAATACTCCCAAGTCTTTTGcgtctccatctcagggttgggaGGAGACTGCTATAGAAAATTATGCAAAAGCTGAAGATCGTATCTGCAAAGAAGTTCGTTGCATTAAAATGAAAGAATCAAGAATGGAGCAAAATAGATTGCATGTTCTTCTCCCTATTCCTGAAGATAAGAGTGCAGGAAACTCAGTCGTGAGTGAAGAGAATGAGTTGAGTGAGAAAGAAGGAAAGTCAGTCACGAATGAAGAGGAGTTGAGCTCTGTTGTGACAGATTGCAGTTATGATGCTTTGAAGCAAAAAGTTCAGGAGATGCAAAAGACAATTAACTCTCTTGTCAATTATTATCCTTCAGAGGTTTCCCCTTGTTCCTCTGAAGCGTGCATGTCTAACTCCAGAAGTTTGATGTTGACTAGAAGTAGGAGTTGCAAAGCTGTCCTCACAACGAGCCCATCTTTTGTTAGCTTGAATGAGAAAGATACTCCTAGAGCAGTGCAGAGCTTTTGGTGGAATTCTCACAGATCAGTTCGAGGTGCAAATTTTGGGAAGCTATCAAGAAAAGATTCCAACAATTCTAATCTGAGTGTTTCCTTTGACATGGATGACACTATTGAGTTCAATGCAGAGGAGACTTTGGAGAAGAAATCACATGGTAGAGGAAAAGGATTTAAGCAGAACCATTCTAGATCAAACAATGGTCGTCACACTAGAAGGTTAATTAGAAACGACTCTAGTGCTTCTATTTTGAGCGCTTCCCTTGAGCCAGAGGATACCAAAGAGTTTGATGCAGAAGAGACCAATGAGAAGGAATCTcttgaaagaaaaaatggaatTAAGCAACACCCTTTTAGATCAAACCATGGTCATCACAATATAAAGTTAATTAGAAACGATTCTTGTGTTTCTAATTTGAGTTCCGCCTTGGAGACACATCAAACCAAAGAAATTCATCTACAAGGTGAGGACTTCTCTAGAAAAGAAAGGGGCCTGCGAGAAAagctttttaaattaaaatatggtgCTAAGACATCAAAAATATCCAAAAGACACTCTCGAGCTTCTGTGTTGAGTGCTCCTGCGGAGAGATATCATTCTAAGGAGTCAGATTCAGAGGAAAGCGTTCTCAACTTTGTGCCAGAGAAGAACAGAACCCAGTACAAAGAGGAGGTCAACCAGCATACTGACAATTTG gaacaagaagaagaagcCAGAAACCATAGCAATGCAGAACATGCTCGTTTGGAAGGTATGCAGGATCGTAGGCACTCCAATTTGATTTGGCCATTGGAATTTGAGAAGAGACGGCAAGAAATAATTGAGCTGTGGGATTTATGTTATGTACCATTAGCACATAGATCCTATTTCTTCCTTATTTACAAAGGTGAGCGTTCGGATTCTGTTTACCTAGAGGTAGAGTTAAGAAGGTTACATTATCTCAAGGATGCATTTTCGATTGGGAGTAATGTAAAGAAAGACTGTCAAATTCTAACTCCAGCTTTAAG TTTGAAGATGCTAAATCGAGAGAGAGAAATGTTAAGCAAGCAAGTGCACAAGAAGTTTCCTCTAAAGGAAAGAGAAAACCTTTACCAAAAGTGGGGTATTAAGCTCAAATCAAAACAGAGGAGTTTACAGTTAGCACGGTGGCTATGGACGAATACCAAAGATATTGAGCATTCGAAGGAAAGTGCCCTTCTTGTTGCTAAGTTGGCAGGGTTTGCAGAGCCAGGTCAAGTCCCCAAGGAGATATTTGGACTCAGCTTCTTACCTCAACCCATCAACCTGAATCCCTTCGGATGGAAATACATGTCTTCTAAAATTTAA
- the LOC133805416 gene encoding protein ACCUMULATION AND REPLICATION OF CHLOROPLASTS 6, chloroplastic yields MDTLRQLAIGFPGPRLAPHPLPRKFQKLYPSSNGAGSSRPTTCFASRWADRLLADFNFVGDSSDQNHHHYYSSPSATATLAPPSPLLTPPERHVSVPLEFYQVLGAETHFLGDGIRRAYDAKVSKPPQYGFSEDALLSRRQILQAACETLVDPSLRREYNDSLVEDEEGTLLTQVPWDKVPGALCVLQEAGKIELVLQIGESLLRERLPKSFKQDVVLAMALAYVDLSRDAMALSPPDFIRGCEVLERALKLLQEEGASSLAPDLQAQIDETLEEITPRCVLELLALSLNDENRSRREEGLRGVRNILWAVGGGGAAAIAGGFSRENFMNEAFLHMTADEQVDLFAATPSNIPAESFEVYGVALALVARAFVAKKPHLIQDANNLFQQLQQTKVTTLGNSLNVYAPKESREIDFALERGLCSLLVGELDECRSWLGLDSNNSPYRNPSIVDFVLENSKDDDGSDLPGLCKLLETWLMEVVFPRFRDTKDIQFKLGDYYDDPTVLRYLERLDGANGSPLAAAAAIVRIGAEATAVLDHVKSSALHTLQKVFPLGHKDKSLTDQEDDGEMNHSLLPAENEDPLEDDSANVPELYGHERSDEAREVVVITDNIKDTSIKIMCAGVVIGVMTLVGLRYIPSRSSTIRKELGLVTASDAISLGMSGDKEAVDELPKMDARIAEGLVRKWQNIKSQAFGPDHCIDKLAEVLDGGMLKIWTDRAVEIAQLGWFYDYSLKNVSVDSVTVSLDGQRAVVEATIEEFTQLTDILHPEHNDSNSRTYTTRYEMSCSSSGWKITEGAVLESNSIV; encoded by the exons ATGGACACCTTAAGACAATTGGCCATTGGCTTCCCGGGTCCTCGGCTGGCCCCGCACCCTCTCCCGAGAAAATTCCAGAAGCTCTACCCATCTAGCAATGGCGCCGGTTCTTCCCGTCCGACCACCTGCTTTGCCAGCCGATGGGCGGACCGCCTCCTTGCCGATTTCAATTTCGTCGGCGATTCTTCGGATCAGAATCACCACCATTACTATTCTTCTCCCTCTGCTACCGCTACTCTCGCTCCTCCATCGCCACTACTTACTCCCCCAGAACGCCACGTATCCGTTCCACTGGAATTCTACCAGGTTCTTGGCGCCGAGACTCATTTTCTTGGCGATGGCATAAGGAGGGCTTACGATGCTAAAGTTTCGAAGCCACCTCAATATGGATTCAGCGAAGATGCATTGCTTAGCCGAAGACAGATTCTTCAGGCGGCCTGTGAAACCCTAGTCGACCCGAGCTTACGGCGAGAGTATAATGATAGCCTTGTTGAAGATGAAGAGGGAACATTGCTCACCCAAGTCCCTTGGGACAAG GTTCCCGGAGCTTTATGCGTTTTGCAAGAAGCGGGAAAAATCGAGCTAGTTCTTCAAATTGGCGAAAGTTTGCTTAGAGAGAGGCTGCCAAAGTCGTTCAAACAAGATGTGGTTTTGGCTATGGCCCTCGCGTATGTTGATTTGTCTAGGGACGCAATGGCACTGTCCCCTCCAGATTTCATTCGGGGTTGCGAAGTGCTGGAAAGGGCTTTGAAGCTCTTGCAG GAGGAAGGGGCTAGTAGCCTTGCACCTGATCTACAAGCACAAATTGATGAAACATTGGAAGAGATCACCCCCCGTTGTGTTTTAGAGCTTCTAGCCTTATCCCTGAATGATGAAAATCGATCCAGAAGGGAAGAGGGCCTCCGTGGTGTGCGCAACATTTTGTGGGCAGTTGGAGGAGGGGGAGCAGCTGCAATTGCAGGGGGATTCTCCCGAGAAAATTTCATGAATGAAGCCTTCTTACATATGACAGCAGATGAGCAg GTTGATCTATTCGCAGCTACACCCAGTAATATCCCAGCTGAAAGTTTTGAAGTCTATGGAGTGGCACTTGCACTTGTTGCCAGAGCATTTGTTGCTAAAAAACCTCACCTCATCCAAGATGCTAATAACCTATTCCAACAACTACAGCAGACTAAGGTAACAACTTTAGGAAACTCTTTGAATGTTTATGCACCCAAAGAAAGCCGTGAGATAGACTTCGCTCTAGAGAGAGGCCTCTGCTCTCTGCTTGTGGGAGAGCTTGATGAATGTCGCTCTTGGTTGGGTTTAGACAGTAATAATTCACCATACAGAAATCCATCTATTGTAGACTTTGTCTtggaaaattcaaaagatgaTGATGGCAGCGATCTCCCTGGGCTTTGTAAGCTGCTGGAGACATGGCTAATGGAGGTAGTGTTCCCCAGATTTAGGGACACTAAAGATATACAGTTCAAGCTTGGAGATTACTATGATGATCCTACAGTCCTTAGATATTTAGAAAGGCTAGATGGAGCTAATGGGTCACCTTTAGCTGCAGCAGCAGCGATAGTTAGGATTGGGGCAGAGGCTACTGCAGTTCTTGATCATGTGAAGTCAAGTGCGCTTCACACATTGCAGAAGGTGTTTCCCCTGGGTCACAAAGACAAGAGCTTAACAGATCAAGAGGATGATGGTGAGATGAATCATTCTCTTCTCCCTGCAGAAAATGAAGACCCTCTTGAAGATGACTCTGCCAATGTTCCTGAACTTTATGGACATGAAAGGTCTGATGAAGCTCGGGAAGTGGTAGTAATTACTGACAACATCAAGGATACAAGCATTAAGATCATGTGTGCTGGTGTGGTGATTGGAGTGATGACTCTGGTTGGCTTGAGGTACATACCTTCTAGGAGCAGTACTATTCGGAAAGAACTTGGTTTGGTGACAGCATCTGATGCAATCAGTTTAG GAATGTCGGGAGATAAAGAAGCTGTAGATGAATTACCCAAAATGGATGCGAGAATTGCTGAAGGTTTGGTTCGCAAATGGCAGAATATTAAATCTCAAGCTTTTGGGCCTGATCATTGTATAGACAAATTGGCAGAG GTTTTGGACGGTGGGATGTTGAAGATATGGACAGATCGTGCGGTTGAGATTGCTCAACTTGGCTGGTTCTATGATTACTCTTTGAAAAACGTGAGTGTTGATAGCGTAACAGTGTCACTAGATGGACAGCGCGCTGTGGTGGAAGCAACCATTGAAGAGTTCACACAGTTGACTGATATTCTCCACCCGGAGCACAATGACTCAAACAGCAGAACTTACACAACGAGATACGAAATGTCTTGTTCCAGTTCAGGTTGGAAAATTACTGAAGGAGCTGTCCTTGAATCAAATTCCATTGTGTAA